From Triticum urartu cultivar G1812 chromosome 2, Tu2.1, whole genome shotgun sequence, a single genomic window includes:
- the LOC125535434 gene encoding uncharacterized protein LOC125535434 — MDPVEIPGGVDPNPNTPCVYGKMQTHSQSPPLQAADSVSRVLDDDDLLIEIIVRLGLPTTLIRAILVCKRWFFIVSDKAFLRRFRSLHPPRLLGFYVSTRSTDELSPVLLRPRFVPMLPQPLELATAVRLAENYSLEAYDEELACVCECQNDTILLHGFQDKSILFGVHWPLCPERGVVAPPITPYEEFDGTAATCAHFLLKEEGDGKNLTFIWFSLGYLIGGKDYSIKYKAHIYMLQDGLWYWRSSAAAVLPSPRPDPHPLLSGNKIYMEHSTSIAALNLTTSNFSTIPLPEGMERYVCEDMMLSRANDSGVYLVHLEKLQLRIWLHTGGNSGGMRNWLLLDTICLREMLDALGMADNEQPTLLDTFQTGDNLQFVFFKIGQSALHLDIKRRELRKVYEVTEDDRTLERIYPFMMTWPPTFPVLKNDPASPNRAVL, encoded by the exons ATGGATCCTGTTGAGATTCCTGGGGG GGTCGATCCCAATCCCAACACACCATGTGTGTATGGCAAGATGCAGACGCATTCCCAATCCCCGCCGTTGCAGGCAGCAGACTCCGTATCCAGGGTGCTCGACGACGATGACCTCCTCATCGAGATCATTGTCCGACTCGGCCTGCCCACCACCCTCATCCGCGCCATCCTTGTCTGCAAGCGCTGGTTCTTCATTGTATCCGATAAGGCCTTTCTCCGCCGCTTCCGCAGCCTCCACCCGCCCCGTCTCCTCGGCTTCTATGTCTCCACCAGGTCAACTGATGAGCTCTCACCAGTCCTGCTCCGCCCGCGCTTTGTCCCGATGCTGCCTCAGCCCCTGGAGCTTGCCACTGCTGTCCGCCTGGCTGAGAACTACAGTCTGGAGGCCTACGACGAAGAACTTGCATGCGTTTGTGAGTGCCAGAACGACACCATCCTTCTCCATGGCTTCCAAGACAAGAGCATCTTGTTTGGAGTGCACTGGCCGCTGTGCCCGGAGAGAGGCGTTGTTGCACCGCCAATCAccccatatgaagaatttgatggCACTGCAGCCACTTGTGCCCACTTCCTCTTGAAGGAAGAAGGTGACGGTAAGAACCTGACCTTCATATGGTTCTCACTTGGTTATCTCATAGGGGGAAAAGATTATTCTATAAAATACAAGGCGCACATATATATGCTACAAGATGGTCTTTGGTACTGGCGTTCCTCAGCAGCGGCAGTGCTCCCTTCTCCGCGGCCGGATCCACATCCTCTGTTGTCTGGCAATAAGATCTATATGGAGCACTCCACGAGCATTGCTGCATTAAATTTGACGACTTCAAACTTCTCCACTATTCCGCTCCCCGAAGGAATGGAGCGGTATGTTTGTGAAGATATGATGCTATCACGGGCCAATGATTCAGGGGTTTATCTTGTACATCTTGAGAAACTGCAGCTTCGCATCTGGCTCCACACGGGGGGCAACAGTGGCGGCATGAGAAACTGGTTGCTTTTGGATACAATTTGCTTGCGTGAGATGTTGGATGCTTTGGGGATGGCTGATAATGAGCAGCCTACTCTTTTAGACACATTCCAAACAGGGGATAATCTCCAGTTTGTGTTCTTCAAGATAGGCCAGTCTGCACTTCACTTGGATATTAAACGCCGGGAGCTGCGTAAGGTGTATGAAGTGACAGAAGATGACCGAACTTTAGAACGGATTTATCCTTTTATGATGACATGGCCACCCACATTTCCTGTGCTCAAGAATGATCCTGCAAG TCCTAATAGAGCTGTCCTATGA